Proteins co-encoded in one Streptomyces sp. SLBN-31 genomic window:
- a CDS encoding GAF domain-containing sensor histidine kinase — MRLPQLRLDELLEELQARLDAARGTRDRVHSLLEAVLSVGRELELEQVLRSIVEAAALLVDAEYAALGVIGPDGKRLSAFHTVGVGPEEIARIGPYPEGHGILGELIRHPEPLRLAKLSEHPASYGFPAHHPPMNSFLGVPIRVREQVFGNLYLTEKRGGAQFDEEDESVLSTLAVAAGVAIDNARLYEESRLRERWLQANAEITHSLMSGGPSSEVLGLIAQRAGEITDSALAAVALPMEDTDSLAVEIAFGLDADAHRGLVLPMDRSLMGLAFSGAAPVTSSDAAHDQRISLEPPRFEGLGPAVAVPIGTGEEGPRGVVLLARKDGRPVYSTTEIEPLQSFAAQAAIAMELAERRRDAEEIAVLKDRDRIARDLHDLAIQRLFATGMTLQSAGRFIEHEEAAERVVRAVDDLDETIKIIRSTIFGLRARDGGAGTGLRARVVRAVGEATPVLGFAPSVRMEGLVDTDVPQETADHVIAVLSEALTNIARHSGAHRADVALETDGREVRLTVADNGRGIPSGGRRSGLRNMAERAEQLGGSLRVDCPEGGGTTLVWLVPVGER, encoded by the coding sequence ATGCGGCTGCCCCAGCTCAGGCTCGACGAGCTGCTGGAGGAGCTGCAGGCGCGGCTGGACGCGGCTCGCGGTACCCGCGACCGGGTGCACAGCCTGCTGGAGGCGGTGCTCTCGGTCGGCCGGGAGCTGGAGCTGGAGCAGGTGCTGCGCAGCATCGTGGAGGCCGCGGCGCTGCTGGTCGACGCCGAGTACGCCGCACTGGGCGTCATCGGCCCGGACGGCAAGCGGCTGTCGGCCTTCCACACCGTGGGCGTCGGCCCGGAGGAGATCGCCAGAATCGGTCCCTACCCCGAGGGGCACGGCATCCTCGGGGAGCTGATCCGGCATCCCGAGCCGCTGCGGCTGGCGAAGCTCTCCGAGCACCCCGCCTCCTACGGCTTCCCCGCCCACCACCCCCCGATGAACTCCTTCCTGGGCGTGCCCATCCGGGTGCGCGAGCAGGTCTTCGGCAACCTGTACCTGACCGAGAAGCGCGGCGGGGCACAGTTCGACGAGGAGGACGAGTCGGTCCTGTCGACGCTGGCCGTGGCGGCCGGCGTCGCGATCGACAACGCCCGTCTGTACGAGGAGTCCCGGCTGCGCGAGCGGTGGCTGCAGGCCAACGCCGAGATCACGCACAGCCTGATGTCGGGCGGTCCGAGCAGCGAGGTCCTCGGACTGATCGCCCAGCGGGCCGGCGAGATCACCGACTCCGCCCTGGCGGCGGTCGCCCTGCCCATGGAGGACACCGACTCCCTCGCCGTGGAGATCGCCTTCGGCCTGGACGCCGACGCCCACCGCGGGCTCGTGCTGCCCATGGACCGCAGCCTGATGGGGCTGGCCTTCTCCGGCGCCGCCCCCGTCACCAGCTCCGACGCCGCGCACGACCAGCGGATCTCCCTGGAGCCGCCGCGCTTCGAAGGACTCGGCCCCGCCGTGGCCGTCCCCATCGGCACGGGCGAGGAGGGGCCGCGCGGCGTCGTCCTGCTGGCCCGCAAGGACGGGCGGCCGGTGTACTCGACCACGGAGATCGAACCCCTGCAGTCCTTTGCCGCACAGGCCGCCATCGCGATGGAGCTCGCCGAACGCCGCCGGGACGCGGAGGAGATCGCGGTGCTCAAGGACCGCGACCGGATCGCCCGTGACCTGCACGACCTGGCCATCCAGCGGCTGTTCGCCACCGGTATGACGCTGCAGAGCGCCGGCCGCTTCATCGAGCACGAGGAGGCCGCCGAGCGCGTGGTCCGCGCGGTCGACGACCTGGACGAGACCATCAAGATCATCAGGTCGACCATCTTCGGGCTCCGGGCCCGCGACGGCGGGGCGGGCACCGGACTGCGCGCCCGCGTCGTCCGGGCGGTGGGCGAGGCCACCCCGGTCCTCGGCTTCGCACCCAGCGTGCGGATGGAGGGCCTGGTCGACACGGACGTACCGCAGGAGACCGCCGACCATGTGATAGCCGTGCTCTCCGAGGCGCTGACCAACATCGCCCGGCACTCCGGCGCGCACCGCGCGGACGTGGCCCTGGAGACCGACGGCCGCGAGGTGCGGCTGACCGTGGCCGACAACGGCAGGGGCATCCCCTCCGGCGGCCGCCGCAGCGGACTGCGCAACATGGCCGAACGTGCCGAACAGCTCGGCGGCTCCCTGCGGGTGGACTGCCCCGAGGGCGGCGGCACGACGCTGGTGTGGCTGGTGCCGGTGGGGGAGCGCTGA
- the gap gene encoding type I glyceraldehyde-3-phosphate dehydrogenase — protein MNVRVGINGFGRIGRNYLRLVLERAAAGNGTGIEVVGINDITSPATLAHLLAFDSTYGRIGRTVEHDDTSITVDGHRIAVTAERDPAALAWGEMGVDVVIESTGRFRTRETAGAHLRAGARKVLLSVPGKDVDATVVMGVNEGTYDPENHHVISNASCTTNCVAPMVKVLDEHFGVVKGLMTTIHGYTNDQVVLDGPHKDLRRGRSAAVNIIPTSTGAARAVGLVLPELAGTLDGIAVRVPVEDGSLTDLSIVLDRAVSAEEINAAYREAADGPLKGVLRVSDAPIVSRDIVGDPASCVLDAPLTQAHGELVKVFGWYDNEWGYTNRLLDLTEHVIARLPRS, from the coding sequence ATGAACGTGCGTGTGGGCATCAACGGCTTCGGCCGCATCGGCCGCAACTACCTGCGCTTGGTGCTGGAGCGCGCCGCAGCCGGCAACGGCACGGGCATCGAGGTCGTCGGCATCAACGACATCACCTCGCCGGCCACGCTGGCCCACCTGCTGGCCTTCGACTCCACGTACGGCCGCATCGGCCGCACCGTCGAGCACGACGACACCTCGATCACCGTCGACGGACACCGCATCGCGGTCACCGCCGAGCGTGACCCGGCCGCGCTGGCCTGGGGCGAGATGGGCGTGGACGTCGTCATCGAGTCCACCGGCCGCTTCCGCACCCGCGAGACGGCCGGGGCACACCTGAGGGCGGGAGCGCGCAAGGTGCTGCTGTCCGTACCGGGCAAGGACGTCGACGCGACCGTGGTGATGGGTGTCAACGAGGGGACGTACGACCCCGAGAACCACCACGTGATCTCGAACGCCTCCTGCACCACCAACTGCGTGGCCCCCATGGTCAAGGTCCTCGACGAGCACTTCGGCGTCGTCAAGGGCCTGATGACGACCATCCACGGCTACACCAACGACCAGGTGGTCCTCGACGGCCCGCACAAGGACCTGCGCCGCGGCCGCAGCGCCGCCGTCAACATCATCCCCACCTCGACCGGCGCCGCCCGCGCCGTCGGCCTGGTCCTGCCGGAGCTGGCCGGGACCCTGGACGGCATCGCCGTCCGCGTGCCCGTCGAGGACGGCTCGCTGACCGACCTGAGCATCGTCCTGGACCGGGCGGTGAGCGCCGAGGAGATCAACGCCGCCTACCGGGAGGCCGCCGACGGACCGCTCAAGGGTGTCCTCAGGGTCTCCGACGCACCGATCGTCTCCCGCGACATCGTGGGCGACCCGGCCTCCTGCGTCCTGGACGCCCCGCTCACCCAGGCACACGGCGAACTCGTCAAGGTCTTCGGCTGGTACGACAACGAATGGGGCTACACCAACCGGCTGCTGGACCTCACCGAGCACGTGATCGCCCGGCTGCCCAGGAGCTGA
- a CDS encoding response regulator transcription factor has product MADSRRPGPDEPIRVFLLDDHEVVRRGVHDLLNDEPDISVVGEAATAEQALVRVPALRPHVAVLDVRLPDGDGVSVCRELRSRMPELSCLMLTSFDDEEALLDSIMAGASGYVLKQIQGSDLVSAVRTVASGQSLLDPSATTRLMARLRHDQRQEEEPDALPGLTDREREILALIGEGLTNRQIGQRLFLAEKTVKNHISRLLAKLGVERRIQAAVIATQAQDRLRQQGH; this is encoded by the coding sequence ATGGCGGACAGCCGGCGGCCGGGACCCGACGAACCGATTCGGGTCTTCCTGCTGGACGACCACGAGGTGGTACGACGCGGGGTGCACGACCTGCTCAACGACGAGCCGGACATCTCCGTGGTCGGCGAGGCGGCCACCGCCGAACAGGCCCTGGTCCGCGTCCCCGCGCTCCGACCCCACGTGGCGGTCCTCGACGTGCGCCTGCCCGACGGCGACGGCGTCAGCGTCTGCCGCGAACTGCGCTCGCGCATGCCCGAGTTGAGCTGCCTGATGCTGACCTCGTTCGACGACGAGGAGGCCCTCCTCGACTCGATCATGGCGGGCGCCTCCGGATACGTGCTCAAGCAGATCCAGGGCTCCGACCTGGTGTCGGCCGTGCGCACCGTCGCCTCGGGGCAGTCCCTGCTCGACCCCAGCGCCACCACCCGGCTCATGGCGCGGCTGCGCCACGACCAGCGCCAGGAGGAGGAACCGGACGCGCTGCCCGGGCTGACCGACCGCGAGCGGGAGATCCTCGCGCTGATCGGGGAGGGACTGACCAACCGGCAGATCGGCCAGCGGCTCTTCCTGGCCGAGAAGACGGTGAAGAACCACATCTCCCGCCTGCTGGCCAAGCTGGGCGTGGAGCGGCGCATCCAGGCCGCCGTCATCGCCACCCAGGCCCAGGACCGGCTGCGCCAGCAGGGCCACTGA
- a CDS encoding HPF/RaiA family ribosome-associated protein: protein MTPRDTGTEAATAFAVRVRAEGDVDEAALAYVRTKVAAALERPGLPAVDGEVRVAKAAAHHVEQPWSAGAEIRVGGELLVVHASEASAHELADRLQDRLRTRLDRLADRWETTRRTATPPPWRGGPGQERQG, encoded by the coding sequence ATGACTCCCAGGGACACCGGCACCGAGGCCGCCACTGCCTTCGCCGTGCGGGTACGGGCCGAGGGCGATGTGGACGAGGCGGCTCTGGCCTACGTCCGGACCAAGGTGGCCGCGGCGCTCGAGCGGCCGGGCCTGCCCGCAGTCGACGGAGAGGTGCGGGTCGCCAAGGCGGCCGCCCACCATGTCGAACAGCCCTGGTCCGCCGGCGCCGAGATCCGGGTGGGCGGCGAGCTGCTCGTCGTCCACGCGAGCGAGGCGAGCGCCCATGAACTCGCCGACCGGCTGCAGGACCGCCTGCGCACCCGGCTGGACCGGCTCGCCGACCGCTGGGAGACCACCCGGCGCACGGCCACCCCACCGCCGTGGCGGGGCGGCCCGGGCCAGGAGCGACAGGGCTAG